One stretch of Epinephelus lanceolatus isolate andai-2023 chromosome 15, ASM4190304v1, whole genome shotgun sequence DNA includes these proteins:
- the LOC117266869 gene encoding uncharacterized protein C14orf132, whose amino-acid sequence MDLSFMAAQIPVMTGAFMDSSPNDDYSGEHSLFNSSASVHAAASAASVHGQQDEQQSMSSDAIWLWIAIIATIGNIVVVGVVYACTF is encoded by the coding sequence ATCCCAGTTATGACGGGAGCCTTCATGGACTCCTCGCCCAACGACGACTACAGCGGCGAGCACTCCCTCTTTAACTCCTCGGCCAGCGTCCATGCCGCTGCCTCTGCCGCCTCGGTACACGGCCAACAGGATGAGCAGCAGTCCATGTCCAGCGATGCCATCTGGCTCTGGATCGCCATCATCGCCACCATAGGAAACATTGTGGTGGTTGGCGTCGTCTATGCCTGCACTTTCTGA